A part of Notolabrus celidotus isolate fNotCel1 unplaced genomic scaffold, fNotCel1.pri scaffold_89B_arrow_ctg1, whole genome shotgun sequence genomic DNA contains:
- the LOC117809962 gene encoding uncharacterized protein LOC117809962 produces MAAQAELCCLEGFPSHISPLDVLILRSHLDLVLQRDTDPQTVLFTPQTVLFTPHRPPGSRRTDLLLRVHQTTEEETLGCSPPQTESGTRVLLFTSPLFLEHHSLQRSGSTGTVRALEPVCLDRVVLGARSRQTYSWAKSERFTRGLLDLCGPGQGLLARRGDPLPGGTLLRGQDPGQDLMDLLVLDCSPVTQGRITADTSLVVTYCLDSVDPPGPAPSCRPPTLFVSDFAQCADSLSGGSSLLDNRKLSGSGFTGLLQALECSLDVRVVDARRWSGVRGHEGGAVDVDRCVFVSKQLLLRFGIFNGAWVKLSRPGGAPRPPPGQTEVSGGGARERLVSMLVVDLTQSPDLQEVGFISETLWFNMTDGDQIPETGCSLRMKNVDQGRCTGSGSKQRLFKTQREKH; encoded by the exons ATGGCGGCTCAGGCTGAGCTCTGCTGTCTGGAGGGTTTCCCCTCTCACATCAGTCCTCTGGATGTTCTGATCCTGAGGTCTCACCTGGATCTAGTCCTCCAGAGAGACACCGACCCCCAGACCGTCCTCTTCACCCCCCAGACCGTCCTCTTCACCCCGCACCGTCCCCCCGGCTCCAGGAGGACGGACCTTCTGCTGCGGGTCCACCAGACCACCGAGGAGGAGACTCTGGGCTGCAGCCCCCCACAGACCGAGTCCGGGACCCGGGTCCTGCTGTTCACCAGCCCCCTCTTCCTGGAACACCACAGCCTCCAGCGGTCCGGCAGCACCGGGACGGTCCGGGCTCTGGAGCCGGTCTGCCTGGACCGGGTGGTCCTGGGAGCCCGGAGCAGGCAGACCTACAGCTGGGCCAAGTCCGAGAGGTTCACCAGGGGGCTGCTGGACCTCTGCGGACCGGGACAGGGACTGCTGGCCCGGAGAGGAGACCCTCTACCCGGGGGGACCCTGCTGAGGGGACAGGACCCGGGACAG GATCTGATGGACCTGCTGGTCCTGGACTGCAGTCCTGTCACTCAGGGGCGGATCACAGCTGACACCTCTCTGGTTGTTACATACTGCTTGGACTCGGTGGACCccccaggccccgccccctcctGCAGACCGCCCACCCTGTTCGTGTCGGACTTTGCTCAGTGCGCTGACAGCCTCAGCGGGGGGAGCTCTCTGCTGGACAACAGGAAGCTGTCAGGGTCTGGGTTCACAGGTCTCCTACAGGCGCTGGAGTGCAGCCTGGACGTGCGGGTGGTGGACGCCCGGCGATGGtctggggtcagaggtcatgagGGCGGGGCCGTGGACGTGGaccgctgtgtgtttgtgagtaagCAGCTTCTCCTCAGGTTTGGGATCTTTAACGGGGCGTGGGTGAAGCTGTCCAGGCCAGGCGGGGCTCCCAGGCCGCCACCGGGTCAGACTGAGGTCAGCGGGGGCGGGGCCAGAGAGCGGCTGGTGTCCATGCTGGTGGTGGATCTgacacagagtccagacctgcaGGAAGTGGGCTTCATATCAGAGACTCTGTGGTTCAACATGACGGACGGAGACCAGATCCCCGAGACCGGCTGCTCGCTGAGGATGAAg AACGTGGATCAGGGACGCTGCACAGGTTCAGGATCCAAACAAAGACTCTTTAAGACCCAGAGGGAGAAACATTAA